From a region of the Myxococcus fulvus genome:
- a CDS encoding HdeD family acid-resistance protein, with translation MDTQFRRDPIAGEGGRAASAAWGPLFVLGVLMAILGLVALGSSFITSMVSVILFGALLAGTGIAEIISSFRVRKSGGPFWLYLLNGVLSTVVGIFVLMNPAAGLGALTLLLAGYFFASGLFHVVTSLMDRYPKWGWDFAYGAISIALGVIIMAQWPISAVWLVGTLVGISILMRGIALMAGSLELRRAMRSVSVSP, from the coding sequence ATGGATACACAGTTCAGACGTGACCCCATCGCGGGCGAAGGAGGCAGGGCTGCCTCGGCGGCCTGGGGGCCTCTCTTCGTCCTCGGCGTGCTGATGGCGATCCTGGGCCTGGTGGCGCTGGGCTCCTCGTTCATCACGAGCATGGTCTCCGTCATCCTCTTCGGCGCGTTGCTCGCGGGGACGGGCATCGCGGAGATCATCTCGTCCTTCCGGGTGCGGAAGTCCGGAGGCCCGTTCTGGCTCTACCTCCTCAACGGCGTGCTCTCCACCGTGGTCGGCATCTTCGTCCTGATGAATCCCGCGGCGGGCCTGGGCGCATTGACGCTCCTGCTCGCGGGCTACTTCTTCGCGAGTGGCCTCTTCCACGTGGTGACGTCGCTGATGGACCGCTATCCGAAGTGGGGCTGGGACTTTGCCTACGGCGCCATCTCCATCGCGCTGGGCGTCATCATCATGGCCCAGTGGCCCATCTCCGCCGTGTGGCTGGTGGGCACCCTGGTGGGAATCTCCATCCTCATGCGCGGCATCGCCCTCATGG